The window TTTTGGTGATGagaaggggctggtgtactcacatACTGCGCCGCAGGAATAACTTGGCTGTCCCCATCTGAGTCACGGTCGGAGTCGGACTTCGATGCCATCTCTAGCTGCCTTGCTCTCCGATCCCGTAAAGTCTTCTTGGACCAGAAGGATTGGCACGCCTCGCAGGTTTCTTCCTTATGATCTGGAGAGAGGCAGACACAGAGTGTTCATCGGTGTAGGGGACATGGCGTTGCAccaagggcagaatcgaaatggagtccgatccatgagcctgtgacgcAGTAGGCCTGAGAAGACCACAGGAGCCCAAAAGGGCAGTTAATCAATCCCAACACTACAATCAGATCGAGAGTAGTCGGAAAATGCGTTCAAAAACGATACCGACGTTGAAggaaaagatagagaagttcagatagaaccgaaccgagatctaccacagtgagagggaacacgtccgaaccagacggcggaaagaaaacaatctaataaaggactctatatgcccatgcgcaatagtaaagtgtattcaaacttgttatcctATCTCTAAAagacaactattagtaactcctaaagcacattctactaggaagaaaggagcttcaatgtcattcttaggaaatataccaatggcagacatgcaaagcagccacatggtctacaccacacacatttacaaagcactattgTGTGGACGTGttgtctcgccaacaagcaaatgttggtcaagcagtgcttagaaCACTATTTTAACCTACTCCAAAActtctacaggctagccactgcttattttaggaggggactgcttttcaggctatgtaaagcatgtgtatgtgcagctacacatgccatcaaacagaaaatgtcacttacctagtgtaaatctgttcatgcaGCAGacatgtgccccccctcctccccagaagcctgtagccaTTGTGGTACTGTAATATGTAAAGATGTATATACAACGCATGAACATCTTTACTtactatgtatatgtacatatacaactcttcaatcctcgatctcatgactcgaaaaagcttcttcgaataaaaacaccttgtaacactccaagcccaacactagatggcagactatgcaaagcatgtgtatctgcagctacacatgccatcaaacttgTAACAACTGTTATTCACAGAACGATGTTGCACTCTTTAGTAAACACACCTAAATATAAACAATCCATGTAATAAAAGATGCACCTTTTTTTATTCTAAGCATCCTACCTACGTTTTAAAACTGTACATAGGACTTTAGTGTTTAGATTATTCTGTGTCTAGAGAACGTAAAAGTCTAGAGGACTAGAGAACGCAAAAGAGATGCAAAATGTTTCGCACTCAATTGAAATCTTGAGTACAATGTGAAAACAAAGAAGTTAAACATTTTCATGAAAAGAACACCTACTTAAGTAGAAATTGTTCCCATTTTTGACAAATAGATTTCCTTCTCTCACTAATGCAGtgatgttaacactgtctgggtgaACGCTGCCTACTGTAGTAGCGGAATGCAGCCATCaaaatgtaacaagcatttgcaatgcaacggggtctcgcatttgcccgagtaagagctattagcgttgtaaacccctaactgaacttttcttgccacaaaaattgaaacaataaaacccagcgcgattgcactgcatggaaaataaaaaagataaagtggtgcagaaaacatggagcctcgtatgttttcagtagtttaccggtgctcttgaggagggctaacctccggaaaaggcatgaggtatgcatgcccttcactaatgaaatcaagtggattttaaagggcaagcccaccaaccaaagcaagtgacaggtgtgacatgggtttggttaaaagcccaaagagagattagagCAGGGactgagcgcttgtgcgctcaaccctaaaatgtGACCTTTAATATCCATAAACTGAGTAAACTGTATTGCATTTCATAGGCAGCATTCTTGCTTGTTGAAATTTGCAGATTACGCAGCCTATGATGGATTCAACAGTGAATGCAACAAGTCTATAATTGTTCAAACCCAGAAAATACCCTGAATTACATAATTCTGGCCTTGATTATTGTTTAAGAAGTTAGCAGAGTCGCAAATGATAACTAGAAAGATGCAAGTCACTATAAGGATCTCCTGCTGCCCAGTGTGAACTGCTATTTTCAGTTTCTTACCAATATTTTGAAACCTGACTGTCAATAAATTCTACCCACCAAAGAATCAGTCGCATGTCTGCTCTATAAAAGATGTACCTGCACGTGCAGTAGAAGAGATGACCATCGTTGTAAAGTTGCAGTGCCAGCTCTGCTTGATGATTGGACATTAGCTTGTCATTTATAACAACAATAAGCGTCTTTCTCTCTTCAAGGGTTTCTAAACAGCTCCCAGCTCCTATACAAGAAATGAAAAAGGTAATCATCATTTCTAGACATCTACACATAGACAAATCATATTCAGCTAAATACAACCTACCCCCATTCTTGTATCCGAAGATGCTGACCAATAACAGATTCAAGTACGCTTACACGTTCTTAAACAAGGTGAAAACCCTTGCTCTTACTAGACTTGGACCATTATAGCCTACAGCCTCttactttgtttttatttcagcataGACTTAGAACCCTATTAAACAGATAGCTCTATCGAGTCTATAgctgattttaagtcacattttCTCCAATCGTCTCACCCTCTCACTGGACACATCCACCCTTCCCTTACATTATTGGCGACTAATAGATCTCTGACAAAGAGCCCTCTTGTCGGCCAgctgggcattgcagcaccagcctaatGTGTAGCAAGCCCAACGACAAAgcatgccacctttgggtggtTATCACTAAGTGTGCATGCTCCAAGTGACCGTACATAGACTCTAGTGTGAGCCTAATCTAGTTGAATACAGAGCAGTTTACTCCTATTTCATTATTCTAGCAGTGAGGAGAGTGATTATTACCCTGACATTCTCCTTGTCCTTCCTAATTATATATGCTTGTGTTTTACAGCCCAAGAGTGTGAGACTAGGGTgatcagaattttaaagccaaaaaccgggaaatttcacaaaaatagaaaaaggactgcaGTTTTACTTTAACCGAATGCACAGAATGGCTGCGCTCATCATCATAGAATTACAGCAGACACACTAAGaacaaacacaatgcaattttcaaagccagtatcatgcctgttaattaaattgcttttttATAACAGCTGCCAAatatccctgctttggaaaacataaaaaggtgCCTCCCACCGTTTTCAGTCATCCCTCTCTGAAAACCAGGACATGAGCTACatttcccgaaatctgccgggATAGCTGGCAAATAACCAGGACTGCCCCGGTAAAtacgggacgcctggtcaccctaagtAAGAATGGCAGCTGTCACGTGCTGAATGAACAGggaacacctgttctttgccaggTCGAACCCTTCCCAGACCGGATCATTAGGCCTGAATGTATCTCACCCTGCAGTGGCGAATGATGTTTTATTGGAGACCCAGTGCTTGTTTCATAAGCAAACAGACAGATTTCATGAAAGATGGTGTGTGAGTACTCCGTGGTCCAGTGTCACACGCCCTAGGCACTGCACAATCCGAGCCCATTGCAGACCTCGACCAGGCCttccaaaacttcaccacctggatcaccaaatccgcAGACAGAGTTGCCCTgttgaaaccagctaaaaccaacaacacctccaagccacCAAGATGGCACACTccggagctcagaaactccaaatgtGACTGCCACAGACATAGGAAACAATGACGCATGACCAAGGACCCCTTCGACAGAGCTGCAAGTCAGCCCTCAACATCCACAACCACCataacaaggcagcaaaaggagcagcaatcactgcccacATCGACACCGCAACCAACCATACAAAaggactcttcagaatcatcaaggaattctctaaactgatagccacagagaccaccatccacctaCCCtaggaactctgcgacaccctctcagactacatccacagcaagatcaccaccatatacaacaatttgAACCCCCAACTCTCCACCTACAAACTAGACAACATCTCTTAAACAGCAAACACAAGCCACACGATAACCTCCTGGTCTctgattaccacacagaccactgcagccatCATATCATCTATCCATCCaggggcacccaccgacccctgctccCACCGGCTTTTCAACCTcggagccaacactattagcacgGAACGaacctgcatcctcaacacctTCATCTCCAAAGTAACCTTCCAGGATGAATGGAAGCACACAGAGGTCAGAccacttctaaagaaaccctccattgaccccagcgacctcaaaaactacagaccgatctccctggcTCCCCTTCCTGGCTGAAGTGCTTCAGAaaaccatcaaccaacagctcacggACTCCCTCAAATCGAACgaaaccaccttctcaacacctcacaatcGGGATTCCAGGCCAACCATGGCACGGAGACTGCACTGATTGCTGGCAaggatgacatcagggccctccttGAACGGGGCTAGCTGGAAAGCTCAGATCCTTCTGCACCTCTCCGTAGCATTTcatagtctcccaccacactcttctcaacagactccacaacataggcattcaacaaaacgcaCTTAAGTGAGTCACCTCTTTGCAGTCAGGCCGCACACAGAGCATCTGCCTTCCTTCCTTAACTTCTCCACCCAAGAACGTtacctgcggcgtaccccaaggatcttttctcagcccaaccctgttcaacatctacatgacacctctCACAGACATCGCCAGATCCTATGGACTAAATATAGTCTCATACGCAaacgacactcaactaatcctctcactcacctaaGACACCCACAACGCCAGAGCCAACTTATGCAACGCAATGACCAACATAGcaaaatggatgaaaaacagctgcctcaaactaaacactgacaaaagGGAAGTCCTGACCTTCGGGAAGAACACTTCTGTATGGGACCACAGATTATGGCTAGCAGAACTCAAACCaacaccctctccatcagaccatgcaTGATACCTCTGCATCATCCTTCACTGCGGACTATTCATGAATTGACAAGTAAAGTAAATCGCCTCCTCCTGTTTCTACATCCTCAGTATGCTCCgccgaatcttcaaatggatccctatgacagcagaaagacagtcacgcatgccctggtcaccagctgcctcgactatgcCAACGCTCCCTACGCTGAAGTGTCCTCCTAGTTAtttaagactccagactctacagaacattGCACCAGACTCGTCCTTAACATCACCAACTGCTCAAGTATCACCCCTCTCTTCAGGAACCTCCACTagctccctgtccagaaaagatgccaattcaaaatccttaaGGCTCTCCACAATCTAcggccaacacacatacacacacacacacacacccctccgccCAGAGGCTGCTTCTcatcctacacagcagccaagtcctggaacagcctactcctccacctcccttcctggCGGACtacagaaggagactcaagacatggcttttcgacagACACGGCACCCTTagcgcccagatacccttaggggtgatagtgctgcgctttacaaatgcaatgactgattgattgagtggtCTGTGTGACGTTTTTTCCACAGTGGGTAGATAAGGCGATTTGTGTTATCTTCGTAGATTTGTCACTGTGTGCAAACATGTGATGTACTTGGGCATGGGTGGTGCGGAGATGAGGTGATGTAATGGATCATTAGGATGGGCGTAAGTGCCAGAGGACTTGGTAACAGCAAGGCAGGGAAAGAGGCAGTATTATGAGCAGCAGCATACTGAGTAGTGAAGGGATATGTAGCAAAGGTAGAAGTAGAGGAGCAACCTAGGATATGCACCCTGCAAAACATAGGTACATTTCAGGCAGTTCACTTACTTTAAATATATAACCTGCAGAACTGGAAACTTAGTGGGGAAGGGTAGCCATACATTGCAAGGGTCAGGACCTTGTTTTGGACAACAGATGATCACACACGTCACCTAGGAGCAGTAATCCTGGTGGACTACAGCGTTCCTCTTGTTTTCACATAGTGTGTAATGTACTGGGACTAGCCTAGGAGTCATgtatttgtatctttactttgttAGGTGTCTTCCATCAGTCTTTGATCCAGTTTGCAATGATGAGTAGTGAATTACAAAAGTTTAATTGGTGAGGACTAATGCTGGGATTTGCTGTATGGAATGTAATGTAAGGGTgcactttgcatacattaagcaCTCAGTATCTGGTAGCAGTAGTGGTCATGTAGGATACCATGCCCACACTGGGATTAATATAGGCAATAAGGTTTGTAGCTAATAGCGTGGACGTAAGAGTGTCAAACAAAAACAATATGGCGTTTGGGAGAAATATTGTTCCGTGTTTGCAGGTAAATAGATTATTTCCATTTTAGATTAATTCGCCATGAGGGAGCGGACAGCCATCTAGTGACAGACAACTGTTGGGCTGTCACAGACCTTCAAATGCTGTTGGGGGCAGGACGACCTGGGTATCATCCGTATATAGATAAAAAGAGAATTTGAAAGATGAGATATTGTTAGCTAGGGCCATGGTGTAGAAGGTGAAAGCAAGAGACCCTAGCACTGATGCTTTTGTTACTCCAACTGGCCATAGGGTAAGGTGAGGAGAGCAATGAACACCACGACATAGCAAGAATAAGCTAGTTCACAAAGAAAGAAAACCAGTTGAGGGCATATACAGTGGTTTCTGTTATGGGTTCTAACCAAGCCACCCTCCCATATCTTAAAGCTGGCTACAGAGAACAAACACTTCACCATGAATCGCCAATTCTAACAGATGTGCATGCACACTCATGGATTTTACAGGTATCCAGTTACCTAGCGAAGAGTTACCTGCATGACTAATGACTAGATCCGCTTTCTTAATATCGTCTGACAAGGAATCTTTGTACCTGAAGACCTCCACACTGAACTCAGTGCAACTATATGGCTTCACCTCCACTTTGCCTCTGCCGATTTGTAGGATGAGTTTTCCGTACCCAAGGTCTTGAAATATCTGTAATAAGAATATTATGAATCACTGTTTAGCAGAAAGTTGCTTCATGCATATACCACGCCGCCAATATTTAAAAACAAGCTGATTTTTTAGTTAAAGTGCTACCAGTTTGTGTTTAATTCAATTAAGGGTATTTACATTGGGTGCACCCAGCCCAGAGATGCAGCAGAGCCACTTACACAGCACAATAGTGTACGAGGCTGGTCCTCTGTATAGTGTACAAAGCTGGGCACATTGTGTAGAGGGtctgggcaaccacatgttggtttacagacgTGAAAACTAGAACACtaaaatgctctaatttttatggtagcttggtcgagcagtgagGCAAATcttagagaaatgcaaagcatttgttgttctcacaatatcaataaagcaagacactcaAAAGCATAGCTCTAGATCAATttgaaaaacacttcagatttttattaaaaaatgtaagaccaagatcatccaaatcaggtaagtactttttaagttttaaatttttaaagtttagcaaaatttgtgcgtaattacacaccatagaaatcaatggagaaaatacttggACAATGCATATAAAAATCAGGCAATATGTTTACCAAtgttccttttgcaggtatgtggaGGCCgtcggtgggcactatggaccagctagagaagttcgggcggctcccGGTTTTGGCGGAAGCAGCGGCAGAAGTCATTGGAGCGGGTGCCAAGCCACTGCATGGGACCAcaaggaaaagcactgcacaggtgaacctaaaggtaagtctggtgggtccccttggagtgttgaggttgcaaggagtggaggacccttagagcacagccgggtgcagagcgaatcggtgagccaggagctggagGTCACTGGATGTCGCTTGTAGGTCAGCACAGGATCTCTGGTGGGAgatcctggtgttttctgaagtcccttgactggggcttcctcctggtccttttactcCCACTAAGTGACcagttcctgtgggcagaggtcacctcCCTACACCGGATTGGctatttccttccatgcaagatggaggaaaattaaatggagaggtcaccttgcatgcaaatcCTTAGTGGTGgagcaagccaggactgaccactcctgtCCTCCGTCTGATTTCCCACCGTTGCTCCTACCAAAAATGGGGGTTTGAAacaggggcggccatctgctgcaagAAGCAGGCCTGAGGGTCGAATTTTAagagcagtaagccctttgaagctcgctaacagagcagtgcacattcctgaaggatggagtgttttcaaacactcacctccagtcaagAGGTTTGGGTTAAACCCAttgttctttgctcaccatgccatcctcggaaccagttctaggatgcttgtttccagtccaaggaggacctggcctggcagttcagtctggactgttcccatagggagcaaggtcaagactgatttgcatatggcttggtccaaagtggtatggcatggtgagcaaaagaacaatagatttagACCAGATCTCTTGAcaaagggtgagtgtttgaaaagtttcagcactccgtccatcatcttgttgtgtttgcTATGTTTGCTGTAAGTGACCAAGGGTATgcaagacttgggtcccttgctcgctgtgccactggattcaagctagcctggatgatgaggggtgataccccaaaactggtcccaggatgcttgtttccagtccagggaggacctggtctggcagtctgggctggactgttcccacaggggagcatggtcacgactgatttgcatatggctgggtccatactgagatgtcatggtgagcaaaagaacaatggatttaacccagatttcTTGAcaaagggtgagtgtttgaaaggtttcagcactcgtccatcatcttgttgtgtttgcAATGATGAAGGATGACACCCAGGTTGGTGTGTGAGGCCATTCCTTTAAAATATGTTTACATTGATTTTGAAGTGTTTTGATTAGGGTCTTACACTGACCAATTAAAGATGTAACCAAGGTCTATAGAGAGTCTCCCAGAATTGGGGACCCTCCCAATCTTTACCTTTTTATGTCTCATTTGCCTTTTGTGCTTTGCACTATGTAAGGCAGGATGTGACAGCCCAATTTTTCCTCTCCACCCCGACCCAACATTATGATAAGGCCTCATTTGTATAGGTACAGACTTTTCCCCTCTGGAGGGCAGGCACAAACCATACCCCTATTTAGATGAGCACTCCACCCTTCTGTCATGGTCAGAACTGGTTCTCCCTCCTGGTGGGTGTAGGGCATAATTGCAACTTCCAATATCCATATTCTCAGACACTGGGAAACATGCCATCATCAGGGCCCTGGCTCAAGAAACCAACCAGTGACCTAGCCATGCTTTCTAACTATATACCCATTTCCCTCCTACCATACCAGGCAGAGGTCTAAGAGAAATTAATCAACAGATGCCTCGATGACCATCTCAGCAACCACTAGCTTCCCAATACAACGCAGTCCGGATTCA of the Pleurodeles waltl isolate 20211129_DDA chromosome 2_1, aPleWal1.hap1.20221129, whole genome shotgun sequence genome contains:
- the LOC138261803 gene encoding UDP-N-acetylglucosamine transferase subunit ALG13-like isoform X2, with protein sequence MPRTDVHWIFQDLGYGKLILQIGRGKVEVKPYSCTEFSVEVFRYKDSLSDDIKKADLVISHAGAGSCLETLEERKTLIVVINDKLMSNHQAELALQLYNDGHLFYCTCSTLKDTLQSMDPTSLKTFPPGQPEVFASFLDKAVGFG
- the LOC138261803 gene encoding UDP-N-acetylglucosamine transferase subunit ALG13-like isoform X1, encoding MEKSVFVTVGTTSFDELISCVSSEDCKQIFQDLGYGKLILQIGRGKVEVKPYSCTEFSVEVFRYKDSLSDDIKKADLVISHAGAGSCLETLEERKTLIVVINDKLMSNHQAELALQLYNDGHLFYCTCSTLKDTLQSMDPTSLKTFPPGQPEVFASFLDKAVGFG